One window from the genome of Enterobacteriaceae bacterium Kacie_13 encodes:
- a CDS encoding cyclic di-GMP phosphodiesterase: MGLKAALTHSVLPKRRYLKRSLFFSVLFFILFTLITLSVIKANNSREQNEIAKRTEQFSARYFHQLTDTMRRVGLLTTEPCASVASEINRDAAFSIGVRDFQLVRDGMVFCSSASGNQNIPANTTLHGIDFTQTMAVSLQMGTPAVPNRPVIIVWQRNPGSSDDGVIATLELTLSPYMLFAQPGTGYRGFALLVGDAALISSEEGLVSLNELPRSNYTEIKAGDYPFTIRLYTPSLTADNLRFTLLGGLLLSIFVCTLIYYSYLNRHNVEKEILRGLKNKEFFVEYQPVIESRSMKITGVEALLRWQHPIEGRIPPDLFIACAETQGLIVQLTQHMMALVAADAHELQRAFPDKAKLSINISPHHMNKVSFHDDVLNFVEALPENAFQVVFEITERGMIDTEAAIREFNWLRRHKIEIAIDDFGTGHSALIYLEKFTLDYLKIDRGFVMSIDQKTLIAPVLDTVLKLTEELKLKTVAEGVETYQQADYLRNHGVTYLQGFLYSKPLSITVLMDFIRDFNEKEACYHI, encoded by the coding sequence ATGGGTTTAAAAGCGGCGCTTACGCACAGCGTATTGCCAAAACGCCGTTATTTAAAAAGAAGCCTTTTTTTCTCCGTCCTATTTTTTATTTTATTTACCCTCATCACTCTCAGTGTCATCAAAGCCAATAATTCCCGCGAACAAAATGAGATTGCTAAAAGAACCGAGCAATTCAGCGCCCGCTATTTTCATCAGTTAACCGATACCATGCGCCGCGTCGGTTTGCTGACGACAGAACCCTGTGCGTCAGTCGCCAGCGAAATTAACCGGGATGCGGCGTTCAGCATCGGTGTGCGGGACTTCCAGCTGGTACGTGATGGCATGGTGTTTTGCTCGTCTGCCTCGGGTAATCAGAACATTCCGGCCAATACCACGCTGCATGGAATTGATTTCACCCAAACGATGGCCGTCAGTTTGCAGATGGGCACGCCCGCCGTACCGAACAGGCCAGTGATTATCGTCTGGCAACGTAATCCTGGATCATCTGACGATGGCGTGATCGCCACACTCGAACTGACGTTATCGCCCTACATGCTATTTGCCCAACCCGGTACGGGATATCGCGGATTCGCCCTGCTGGTCGGTGACGCGGCGCTGATATCTTCAGAAGAAGGATTAGTCTCACTCAACGAGTTGCCGCGCAGCAATTACACTGAGATCAAAGCCGGCGACTATCCTTTCACCATCCGCCTCTACACCCCTTCCCTCACCGCCGACAATCTTCGTTTTACGCTGCTGGGCGGTCTGCTGCTTAGCATTTTCGTCTGCACGCTGATTTATTACAGTTACCTCAATCGTCACAACGTAGAGAAAGAGATCCTGCGCGGGCTGAAAAACAAAGAATTTTTTGTGGAATATCAGCCGGTGATTGAATCGCGCAGCATGAAGATTACCGGCGTCGAGGCTTTGTTACGCTGGCAGCATCCGATTGAAGGTCGCATTCCTCCCGACCTGTTTATTGCCTGTGCGGAAACTCAGGGGCTCATCGTCCAGCTGACTCAACATATGATGGCGCTGGTCGCCGCAGATGCACATGAGTTGCAACGTGCGTTTCCCGATAAAGCCAAGCTGAGCATCAATATTTCCCCGCATCACATGAACAAAGTGAGCTTCCATGATGATGTCCTGAACTTTGTCGAAGCGCTGCCGGAAAATGCGTTTCAGGTGGTTTTCGAAATCACTGAACGGGGAATGATCGATACTGAAGCGGCGATACGCGAGTTTAACTGGCTGCGGCGGCATAAGATTGAAATCGCCATTGATGATTTTGGCACCGGCCACAGCGCGTTAATTTATCTGGAAAAGTTCACGCTCGATTATCTCAAAATCGACCGGGGCTTCGTTATGTCGATTGATCAGAAAACCCTTATCGCACCGGTACTGGATACCGTACTCAAGCTGACCGAAGAGCTGAAGCTGAAAACCGTAGCCGAAGGCGTGGAAACGTACCAACAGGCAGATTATCTGCGCAATCACGGTGTCACCTACCTGCAGGGTTTTTTGTACAGCAAGCCGCTGAGCATTACCGTACTGATGGACTTCATCCGCGACTTCAACGAGAAAGAGGCGTGCTATCACATCTGA
- a CDS encoding ABC transporter substrate-binding protein (with YejBEF is involved in resistance to microcin C) — MFFRVFAAALCLLSLGAQAEVIQDSYAFAILGEPKYVSNFSNFDYVNPAAPKGGQVTLAAIGTYDNFNRFASRGNPAVRSGSLYDSLFTTSSDEIGSYYPLIADSARYDSQYRWVEVDINPRARFNDNTPITASDVAFSFKKFMTEGVSQFRVVYKGVEVKAISRLTVRIELPKPDKDMMLGLLGLPILPQTFWEKHKFNEPLNTPPLGSGPYRISDYKLGQYITYSRVPDYWAANLPVNRGRYNFDTIRYDYYLDDNVALEAFKSGAFDFRMETSPKNWSTQYQGGNFSKKFIVKADEENQAAQDTRWLAFNLHRPQFADRKVREAITLAFDFDWMNKALYFGAYQRVNSYFQNTQYAAKDYPDSAELAWLGPLKGKVPAEVFSKLYQPPRSDGSGNDRTNLLKATQLLKEAGWEVKNQVLVNGKTGKPFTFELLLPSGGNSQYVLPFQHNLQRLGIKMSIREVDSSQFVRRMRQRDYDMIPAVYPANSYPSSDLQIYWNTKYLDSTYNKSGISDPAIDKLTEEIAASQGNPDALLSLGHALDRVLTWNMVMIPMWYTNHERYAYWDKFSMPAVAPSNGMELDTWWYDMNRAARLPAERR; from the coding sequence ATGTTTTTTCGCGTATTTGCCGCAGCATTGTGCCTGCTGAGCCTCGGCGCTCAGGCTGAAGTCATTCAGGACAGCTATGCGTTCGCGATTTTAGGCGAACCAAAATACGTGTCCAACTTCAGCAATTTTGACTACGTCAACCCTGCCGCACCGAAGGGCGGCCAGGTGACTCTCGCGGCCATCGGCACCTATGACAACTTCAACCGCTTCGCCTCCCGCGGCAATCCAGCGGTGCGCAGCGGGTCGTTGTACGACAGCCTGTTCACCACCTCCAGCGATGAGATTGGCAGCTATTATCCGCTGATCGCCGATTCTGCACGGTACGACAGCCAGTACCGTTGGGTGGAAGTGGATATCAATCCGCGCGCCCGTTTTAACGACAACACGCCAATCACCGCCAGCGATGTTGCCTTCTCTTTTAAAAAATTTATGACCGAAGGTGTCTCGCAGTTTCGCGTGGTGTACAAAGGCGTCGAGGTGAAAGCCATTTCACGCCTCACCGTGCGCATTGAGCTGCCGAAGCCGGACAAAGACATGATGCTCGGGCTGCTCGGTTTGCCGATCCTGCCGCAGACATTTTGGGAAAAACACAAATTCAACGAACCCCTCAATACCCCACCGTTGGGCAGCGGCCCTTATCGCATCAGCGATTACAAACTTGGCCAGTACATCACGTATTCCCGTGTGCCTGACTACTGGGCCGCTAATTTGCCTGTCAACCGCGGCCGTTACAATTTCGATACCATCCGCTACGACTATTACCTCGACGACAATGTGGCGCTTGAAGCCTTTAAGTCGGGCGCGTTTGATTTTCGCATGGAAACCTCACCGAAGAACTGGTCAACGCAGTATCAGGGCGGTAATTTCAGCAAAAAGTTTATTGTGAAGGCGGATGAGGAAAATCAGGCAGCACAGGATACCCGCTGGCTGGCGTTCAATCTGCATCGCCCGCAGTTTGCCGATCGCAAAGTTCGCGAGGCCATAACTCTGGCTTTCGATTTTGACTGGATGAACAAAGCACTCTATTTCGGCGCCTATCAGCGCGTTAACAGTTATTTCCAGAACACCCAATACGCCGCGAAAGACTACCCTGACTCTGCCGAACTGGCGTGGCTGGGGCCGCTGAAAGGTAAAGTACCGGCTGAAGTGTTCAGCAAACTGTATCAGCCACCGCGATCCGACGGCAGCGGTAACGACCGGACTAATCTGTTAAAAGCGACGCAACTTCTCAAAGAAGCAGGCTGGGAAGTGAAAAATCAGGTGCTGGTGAACGGTAAAACGGGCAAACCCTTTACCTTCGAACTTCTGCTGCCGAGCGGTGGGAATTCGCAGTACGTTCTGCCTTTCCAGCATAATCTGCAACGTCTGGGCATCAAGATGTCGATTCGCGAAGTCGACAGTTCCCAGTTCGTACGCCGTATGCGCCAGCGTGATTACGACATGATCCCGGCAGTTTATCCTGCCAATTCTTACCCGAGCAGCGATTTGCAGATTTACTGGAATACCAAATATCTCGACTCGACTTACAACAAATCGGGTATCAGCGATCCGGCCATCGACAAACTGACCGAAGAGATCGCCGCCAGTCAGGGCAATCCAGATGCACTGCTTTCGCTTGGTCACGCGCTGGATCGCGTGCTGACGTGGAATATGGTGATGATCCCGATGTGGTACACCAACCACGAGCGTTACGCCTACTGGGATAAATTCTCGATGCCTGCCGTTGCGCCTTCTAACGGCATGGAGCTGGATACCTGGTGGTATGACATGAACCGGGCAGCCCGCTTACCTGCGGAACGCCGCTAA
- the yejB gene encoding microcin C ABC transporter permease YejB, with amino-acid sequence MAAYLLRRLLLVIPTLWAIITINFFIVQIAPGGPVDQAIAAIEMGHSSGLPGAGGDSGNGKASPGVAQFGEGQYRGARGLDPEVIAEITHRFGFDKPLHVRYFEMLSSYVRFDFGDSLFRGSSVMGLVKSALPVSVSIGLWSTLIIYLVSIPLGIRKAVRNGSKFDTWSSTFIIIGYAVPSFLFAILLIVLFTGGSYLDWFPLRGLTSPNFDTLPWYGKVTDYLWHITLPVLATVIGGFATLTMLTKNSFMDEVGKQYVVTARAKGLNEKQILYRHVFRNAMLLVIAGFPATFISMFFTGSLLIEVMFSLQGLGLLGYDAIVQRDFPVMFGTLYVFTLIGLLLNIISDITYTLVDPRIDFEGRH; translated from the coding sequence GTGGCCGCCTATTTATTACGACGACTGCTTCTGGTGATCCCTACCCTGTGGGCTATCATCACCATCAACTTCTTTATCGTACAGATCGCCCCCGGTGGTCCGGTCGATCAGGCCATTGCGGCCATTGAGATGGGGCATTCCAGCGGCCTGCCCGGCGCGGGCGGCGATTCCGGTAACGGCAAAGCCTCGCCGGGCGTTGCGCAATTTGGTGAAGGCCAGTATCGCGGCGCACGCGGGTTAGATCCCGAAGTCATTGCTGAAATTACCCACCGCTTCGGTTTTGATAAACCGCTTCACGTCCGCTATTTCGAGATGCTTTCCAGCTACGTGCGCTTTGATTTTGGCGACAGCCTGTTTCGCGGTTCCTCCGTGATGGGGCTGGTGAAAAGCGCGCTCCCAGTGTCGGTCAGCATCGGCTTGTGGAGCACGCTCATCATCTACCTGGTGTCGATCCCGTTGGGTATCCGCAAAGCGGTGCGCAACGGCTCCAAATTTGATACATGGAGCAGCACCTTTATCATTATTGGCTATGCCGTGCCGTCGTTCCTGTTCGCCATTTTGCTGATTGTGTTATTCACCGGCGGCAGTTATCTCGACTGGTTTCCGCTGCGCGGCCTGACATCACCCAATTTTGATACCCTGCCATGGTACGGCAAAGTCACCGATTACCTCTGGCATATCACGCTGCCGGTGCTGGCGACGGTGATTGGCGGCTTCGCGACGCTCACCATGCTGACCAAAAACTCGTTTATGGATGAAGTCGGCAAACAGTACGTGGTGACGGCACGCGCCAAAGGGTTGAACGAGAAGCAGATCCTTTACCGTCACGTGTTCCGCAACGCCATGCTGCTGGTGATCGCCGGTTTTCCGGCCACCTTTATCAGCATGTTTTTTACCGGTTCGTTGCTGATTGAAGTGATGTTCTCGCTGCAAGGCCTGGGACTGCTGGGTTATGATGCGATTGTGCAACGCGATTTTCCGGTGATGTTTGGCACGTTATACGTTTTCACGTTGATCGGCCTGTTGTTAAACATCATCAGCGATATCACCTACACGCTGGTTGACCCGCGTATCGACTTCGAGGGACGCCACTGA
- a CDS encoding ABC transporter permease subunit has translation MPLLNVSTVNQARWARFCQNRRGFWSLWIFLVIFVLALLSNLLANDKPLLARYQGHWFVPFMVNYSETTFGGELETPADYQDPFVLKHLEEHGWVLWAPIRSSFNSINFATTQPFPSPPSAQNWLGTDSNGHDVLAQILYGLRISLFFGILLTLFSSLIGVTAGAAQGYYGGRIDLIGQRFIEVWSGMPTLFLIIMLASVVQPNFWWLLLISVLSGWMILVGVVRAEFLRTRNFDYIRAAQAMGVSDRAIMLRHMLPNAMVATLTYLPFILCGSITTLASLDFLGFGLPLGSPSLGTLLMEGKNNLQAPWLGISAFVVLASLLSLLIFIGEAVRDAFNPSAQHKEAR, from the coding sequence ATGCCCCTTCTTAATGTAAGCACTGTGAATCAGGCGCGCTGGGCACGTTTTTGCCAGAACCGGCGCGGTTTCTGGTCGCTGTGGATTTTCCTGGTGATCTTCGTTCTGGCACTGCTCTCTAACTTGCTGGCGAATGATAAACCGCTTCTGGCGCGCTATCAGGGGCACTGGTTTGTGCCTTTCATGGTTAACTACAGCGAAACCACCTTTGGCGGCGAACTGGAAACGCCTGCCGATTATCAGGATCCCTTTGTGCTCAAACATCTGGAAGAACACGGCTGGGTACTTTGGGCACCGATTCGCAGCAGTTTTAACTCCATCAACTTTGCCACTACGCAGCCCTTCCCTTCTCCACCTTCAGCGCAAAACTGGCTGGGCACCGACAGCAACGGACACGACGTGCTGGCACAAATCCTTTATGGTCTGCGGATCTCGCTGTTCTTTGGCATTTTGCTGACATTATTCTCATCGCTTATTGGAGTGACAGCCGGTGCCGCGCAGGGTTATTACGGCGGCCGAATTGATCTCATCGGGCAGCGCTTTATCGAAGTGTGGTCAGGCATGCCCACGTTGTTTCTGATTATTATGCTGGCAAGCGTTGTGCAGCCCAATTTCTGGTGGTTGTTGCTGATAAGCGTGCTTTCCGGCTGGATGATTCTGGTCGGCGTGGTGCGTGCGGAATTCCTGCGTACACGAAACTTTGATTACATCCGCGCGGCGCAGGCGATGGGCGTCAGCGACCGCGCCATTATGCTGCGGCATATGCTGCCGAACGCGATGGTCGCCACGCTGACCTATCTGCCGTTTATTCTGTGCGGCTCGATTACCACGCTGGCCTCGCTGGATTTCCTCGGTTTTGGCCTGCCGCTCGGTTCGCCCTCGCTCGGCACCTTGCTGATGGAAGGCAAAAATAATTTGCAGGCACCTTGGCTTGGCATCAGCGCCTTTGTGGTGCTGGCCTCGCTGCTGTCACTGCTGATTTTCATTGGTGAAGCGGTTCGCGACGCCTTTAATCCGTCTGCACAACACAAGGAGGCGCGCTGA
- the yejF gene encoding microcin C ABC transporter ATP-binding protein YejF yields the protein MTDTPLLQIKNLSVAFRQGNQLREVVSDVSLDIRAGETLALVGESGSGKSVTALSVLRLLPSPPVSYPQGDILFDGKSLLHADENTLRGIRGNQISMIFQEPMVSLNPLHTIEKQLAEVLMLHRGLRGNAAHSEIIRCLDRVGIRQAATRLKDFPHQLSGGERQRVMIAMAVLTRPKLLIADEPTTALDVSVQAQILSLLDELKQEMGMAMLFITHNLRIVRRLADNVAVMQHGRLVEQQPRATLFSQPQHPYTRQLLLAEPQGRPQPLAGEPPVLLEVKNLNVGFPVRRGLLRRTVSVKHAVNQMSFQLRRGESLGVVGESGSGKSTTGLALLRLLKSQGEIWFDGQPLHTFSRQQMLPFRSRIQVVFQDPFSALNPRFTVEQIIAEGLLVHRKVTEKEREEAVIRAMQDVGLDPQTRHRYPTEFSGGQRQRIAIARALILEPEMLILDEPTSSLDKSVQAQILAILSELQQRRSLTYLFISHDLHVVRALCHQLMVLQNGEVVEQGDCEQIFTAPQQAYTRELLSASDAFDTQ from the coding sequence ATGACAGACACACCTCTTTTACAGATAAAAAATCTCAGCGTGGCCTTCCGGCAAGGAAATCAACTTCGCGAGGTGGTTAGCGATGTGTCGCTGGATATCCGCGCGGGGGAAACACTGGCGCTGGTGGGTGAATCCGGTTCCGGTAAAAGTGTCACCGCACTGTCGGTGCTGCGCCTGCTGCCCTCGCCGCCGGTGAGTTATCCGCAAGGTGATATTCTTTTCGACGGGAAATCCCTGCTGCACGCCGATGAAAACACGCTGCGCGGCATCCGCGGCAACCAGATTTCGATGATTTTTCAGGAGCCGATGGTGTCGCTGAATCCGCTGCACACCATTGAGAAACAGCTGGCCGAAGTGCTGATGCTACATCGGGGTCTGCGCGGTAATGCGGCGCACAGTGAGATTATCCGCTGTCTGGATCGCGTAGGTATCCGTCAGGCTGCCACGCGGTTAAAAGATTTCCCGCACCAGCTCTCCGGCGGCGAACGCCAGCGCGTAATGATCGCCATGGCAGTGCTGACCAGACCCAAACTGCTGATTGCCGATGAACCCACCACCGCGCTGGATGTTTCGGTGCAGGCGCAGATCCTCTCCTTGCTCGATGAACTGAAGCAGGAAATGGGTATGGCGATGCTGTTTATCACCCACAACCTGCGCATCGTGCGTCGTCTGGCGGATAACGTTGCGGTAATGCAGCACGGACGTCTGGTGGAGCAGCAACCGCGCGCCACACTGTTTAGCCAGCCGCAGCATCCGTATACGCGTCAGTTATTGTTAGCCGAGCCACAGGGGCGTCCGCAGCCGCTAGCGGGCGAACCGCCGGTATTGCTGGAGGTGAAAAACCTGAACGTCGGTTTTCCGGTCAGACGCGGCCTGCTGCGCCGCACGGTCAGCGTCAAACACGCGGTGAATCAGATGAGTTTCCAGCTGCGTCGCGGGGAAAGCCTCGGTGTGGTGGGTGAATCCGGTTCGGGGAAAAGCACTACCGGGCTGGCATTGCTGCGCCTGCTGAAATCACAAGGCGAAATCTGGTTCGACGGCCAGCCTTTGCACACTTTTTCGCGCCAGCAAATGCTGCCCTTCCGCAGCCGGATCCAGGTGGTGTTTCAGGATCCGTTCTCGGCGCTGAACCCGCGCTTTACCGTCGAACAAATCATCGCTGAAGGCCTGCTGGTTCATCGGAAGGTGACGGAGAAAGAGCGCGAAGAGGCAGTGATCCGCGCCATGCAGGACGTGGGGTTGGATCCGCAAACCCGACACCGTTATCCGACCGAGTTTTCCGGCGGTCAGCGTCAGCGTATCGCCATCGCCCGCGCCCTGATTTTAGAGCCTGAAATGCTGATCCTTGATGAGCCGACGTCGTCGCTGGATAAATCCGTGCAGGCGCAAATTCTGGCGATCCTGAGCGAACTGCAACAACGTCGCAGCCTGACCTATCTGTTTATCAGCCATGACTTGCACGTGGTGCGGGCGTTGTGCCACCAGCTGATGGTGTTACAAAACGGAGAAGTGGTGGAACAAGGGGATTGTGAGCAGATATTCACCGCACCGCAGCAGGCTTATACCCGCGAGTTATTGTCCGCGTCAGATGCGTTTGATACTCAGTAG
- a CDS encoding dehydrogenase has product MENDPSINGSHTTVNGTGFSRRELLKGLTSAMVATTLLGFPFLSQAEKETATQAPVIFGQFYLVSQAITEHKNISEGSSAQIFNAFHRSQSDFAAQVSKLHALVRPGQSAKALQEAAKQNGLGELVTSIVTAWYTGTVGHGTDSILISYKDALMYRPVSDGLIVPTYCGNGPLYFTAAPPDAAMPESMNADRFTNTSESADVSKA; this is encoded by the coding sequence ATGGAAAACGATCCTTCAATCAATGGAAGCCATACGACCGTCAATGGAACCGGTTTCAGTCGTCGTGAACTGCTGAAAGGTTTAACCTCGGCAATGGTCGCCACCACCCTGCTCGGCTTTCCTTTTCTGAGCCAGGCCGAAAAAGAGACCGCCACGCAGGCCCCGGTTATCTTCGGGCAGTTCTATCTGGTCTCACAGGCCATCACCGAACATAAAAATATTAGCGAAGGTTCTTCAGCGCAGATTTTTAACGCGTTTCACCGCTCGCAGTCGGATTTCGCCGCACAGGTCAGCAAGCTCCACGCGCTGGTCAGGCCGGGACAATCGGCCAAAGCCTTGCAAGAAGCCGCGAAGCAAAACGGTCTGGGTGAACTGGTGACCAGCATCGTCACCGCGTGGTACACCGGTACCGTTGGTCATGGTACCGATTCCATTTTAATTTCTTACAAAGATGCTCTGATGTACCGCCCGGTCAGCGACGGCCTGATTGTGCCGACCTACTGCGGCAACGGTCCGCTGTATTTCACCGCCGCGCCACCTGACGCCGCGATGCCTGAATCGATGAACGCTGACCGTTTTACCAATACTTCTGAATCTGCTGATGTGAGCAAAGCCTGA
- a CDS encoding choline dehydrogenase, producing the protein MKKPEFTADGDASADVIVVGSGVVGGMIADQLVSQGYSVLVLEAGLRIERAQAVENWRNMPFDNRAGSDFQGLYPQSENAPAPLYFPENNYVHLTGPSAGSFKQGYLRTVGGTTWHWAASCWRHVPNDFKMKTLYGVGRDWPISYDELEPYYCRAEEEIGVAGPNDPALQSPAQRSKPYPMEQVPYGYGDTRFAEIVNPHGYRSVPIPQGRSTRPWNGRPTCCGNNNCQPICPIGAMYNGIAHVERAENKGAVVLAEAVVYKIDTDENNNVTAVHWLDNQKKSHKATGKVFALACNGIETPRLLLMAANEKNPNGIANSSDHVGRNMMDHSGFHCTFIAKEPLWIGRGPAQSSCLVGPRDGDFRKDYSANKMILNNISRVIPATSKALQMGLVGKELDEEIRRRSIFGVDLSISLEPLPDPNNRLTLSTTRKDPHGLPCPDIHYDVGDYVRKGAEAAHKQLEHIGSLFMAEEFNITTSLNANNHIMGGTIMGNDPKDSVVNGECRAHDHANLWLPGGGAIPSSSVVNSTLTMAALGLKAADDMAKKLAGAA; encoded by the coding sequence ATGAAAAAACCCGAATTTACCGCAGACGGCGATGCGTCTGCTGATGTGATCGTTGTCGGTTCCGGCGTCGTGGGCGGCATGATTGCCGATCAACTGGTCAGCCAGGGATATTCCGTCCTGGTACTGGAAGCCGGTTTGCGTATCGAACGCGCGCAGGCGGTGGAAAACTGGCGCAATATGCCGTTTGACAACCGCGCGGGCTCTGATTTCCAGGGGCTTTATCCGCAGTCAGAAAACGCCCCTGCACCGCTGTACTTCCCCGAAAACAACTATGTGCATCTGACCGGCCCGAGCGCAGGCAGCTTCAAACAGGGTTATCTGCGCACCGTCGGCGGCACCACCTGGCACTGGGCGGCATCCTGCTGGCGTCACGTCCCTAACGATTTCAAAATGAAAACGCTGTACGGCGTGGGTCGCGACTGGCCGATTTCCTATGACGAACTCGAGCCCTATTACTGCCGTGCGGAAGAAGAAATCGGCGTAGCGGGTCCGAATGACCCGGCATTGCAATCCCCTGCACAGCGCAGCAAACCTTACCCGATGGAACAGGTGCCTTACGGTTACGGAGATACCCGCTTTGCAGAAATCGTTAACCCGCACGGTTACCGCTCGGTACCGATCCCACAGGGCCGCAGCACGCGTCCGTGGAACGGTCGCCCGACCTGTTGCGGTAATAACAACTGCCAGCCAATCTGCCCGATCGGCGCGATGTATAATGGTATCGCCCACGTCGAACGTGCCGAAAACAAAGGTGCCGTGGTGCTGGCCGAAGCTGTGGTTTACAAGATTGATACCGACGAAAACAACAATGTCACGGCGGTTCACTGGCTGGATAATCAGAAGAAATCGCACAAGGCGACCGGTAAAGTCTTCGCACTGGCCTGTAACGGCATCGAAACCCCGCGTCTGCTGCTGATGGCAGCGAACGAAAAGAACCCGAACGGTATCGCCAACTCGTCCGATCACGTTGGCCGTAACATGATGGACCACTCCGGTTTCCACTGTACCTTCATCGCCAAAGAGCCGTTGTGGATTGGCCGTGGCCCGGCGCAGAGCAGCTGCCTGGTCGGCCCGCGCGACGGTGATTTCCGCAAGGATTACTCCGCCAATAAGATGATCCTCAACAACATCAGCCGCGTGATCCCGGCAACGTCCAAAGCGTTGCAGATGGGGCTGGTGGGCAAGGAGCTGGATGAAGAAATCCGCCGCCGCTCTATTTTCGGCGTGGATTTATCCATCAGCCTGGAGCCTTTGCCGGATCCGAATAACCGCCTGACGCTCAGCACGACCCGTAAAGATCCGCACGGTCTGCCGTGCCCGGATATTCATTACGACGTCGGGGATTACGTGCGTAAAGGTGCGGAAGCGGCACACAAGCAGCTGGAACATATCGGCTCGCTGTTTATGGCGGAAGAATTCAACATCACCACCAGCCTGAACGCCAACAACCACATTATGGGCGGCACCATCATGGGGAACGATCCGAAAGATTCCGTGGTGAACGGT